One Rhinolophus ferrumequinum isolate MPI-CBG mRhiFer1 unplaced genomic scaffold, mRhiFer1_v1.p scaffold_73_arrow_ctg1, whole genome shotgun sequence DNA window includes the following coding sequences:
- the LOC117020058 gene encoding germ cell-less protein-like 1, translated as MGSLSSRMLWGWGRRAPGQPSAGGEEEEMVEAAMAALDEAEDESEEAGPTTSQLGLKRKSDTGGPHEKEPPRKRAKDSSESVYEALFLRGEDSDVQIRALGEAWNLHRVYLCQSGYFASMFSGAWREATMNTIELQMPDENIDREALHKALGSLYQDSVCVPPSRVVSILATASMLQLDKLIQQCGEVMKETVSAQTVCSYYYSAESYGLQNIKTMCFQWLLDNLMTQRSEQLLREISLDLMKELIASSELFVMEVEMDVYTKLKKWMFLQLQPTWTGPCRALLSDANSWFFRSKRELEGTPFLETQQGRAFVPVFQQLRLAYIICDLPSARTIDQDAVIPAAWLTPVYKKQWLAFLRAEQIRELEPINVNVSHLQGNSMRCGAQLRRDEICSWRWTGFNFGWDLVVSYNNRRIIFRRSVLNRCCGLRVSLLWQRKIAFRLRLASLDRAGSAVFRKDTEYQILALRKDQELVVVNLENQDVAFPIYVSCNFLYLCREGHCPQ; from the coding sequence ATGGGATCACTAAGCAGCCGGAtgctctggggctgggggaggcgtGCCCCAGGGCAGCCAAGTGccggtggggaggaggaggagatggtggAGGCAGCCATGGCCGCGTTAGATGAGGCGGAGGACGAGAGTGAAGAGGCCGGACCTACTACCAGTCAGTTAGGCCTCAAGCGGAAGTCAGACACAGGAGGGCCTCACGAAAAAGAGCCCCCCAGGAAGCGCGCCAAAGACAGTTCCGAGTCCGTTTATGAGGCACTCTTCCTAAGGGGGGAAGACAGTGATGTGCAGATCCGCGCACTAGGGGAGGCGTGGAACTTGCACAGAGTCTACTTATGCCAGTCAGGTTACTTCGCTAGCATGTTCAGTGGTGCTTGGAGGGAAGCAACCATGAATACTATAGAGTTGCAGATGCCTGACGAGAACATTGATCGTGAAGCACTTCACAAGGCTTTAGGCTCCCTGTACCAAGACTCCGTGTGCGTCCCACCCAGCCGAGTTGTCTCCATCCTGGCCACAGCCAGCATGCTGCAGTTGGACAAGCTAATTCAGCAGTGTGGGGAAGTCATGAAGGAGACAGTCAGCGCCCAGACAGTGTGCAGCTACTACTACTCTGCTGAGAGCTACGGCCTCCAAAACATCAAGACCATGTGCTTCCAGTGGCTGCTGGACAACCTGATGACCCAGCGTAGTGAGCAGCTATTGCGGGAAATCAGCCTGGATCTCATGAAAGAGCTCATCGCCTCTTCAGAGCTCTTCGTGATGGAGGTGGAGATGGATGTGTACACCAAGCTGAAAAAGTGGATGTTCCTGCAACTGCAGCCCACATGGACAGGTCCCTGCCGCGCCTTATTGTCAGACGCCAACTCGTGGTTTTTCAGGTCCAAGAGGGAGTTGGAGGGCACCCCTTTCCTGGAGACCCAGCAGGGCAGAGCCTTTGTGCCAGTGTTCCAGCAGCTGCGGCTGGCCTACATAATCTGCGACCTGCCGTCAGCACGCACCATCGACCAGGATGCAGTGATCCCTGCTGCATGGCTCACACCAGTGTATAAAAAGCAGTGGCTTGCCTTCCTCCGCGCCGAGCAAATCAGGGAGCTCGAGCCCATTAACGTCAACGTGTCTCACCTCCAGGGGAACAGCATGCGCTGTGGGGCCCAGCTCCGCAGGGATGAGATTTGCAGCTGGCGGTGGACTGGCTTCAACTTTGGCTGGGACCTGGTGGTGTCCTACAACAACCGGCGCATCATTTTCCGGCGCAGCGTGCTGAACAGATGCTGTGGCCTCAGGGTCAGTCTACTCTGGCAGAGAAAGATTGCATTCCGCCTGCGCTTGGCTTCCTTGGACAGGGCTGGAAGCGCCGTTTTCAGGAAGGACACAGAATACCAGATCCTTGCCCTGAGAAAAGACCAAGAGCTAGTGGTAGTGAACCTGGAGAACCAAGATGTGGCCTTCCCCATATATGTGTCCTGTAACTTCCTGTACCTCTGCAGAGAGGGGCACTGCCCACAGTGA